From the Nocardiopsis changdeensis genome, one window contains:
- a CDS encoding NADP-dependent oxidoreductase produces MSVTSREVHLVARPVGEPVPGDFALVETTLPDPGPGQVLIRNEWISVDPYMRGRMNDTKSYVAPYRLGEAMEGGAVGTVIASGDDSVPVGTTVLHSLGWRDHALAPAGAVRAVDAGAAPAQAYLNALGMIGFTAYVGLTEIAPVREGDVVFVSGAAGAVGSLAGQIARRLGAAKVIGSAGGPEKKRRLVEEFGYDAAIDYREGRLEEQLAQAAPDGIDVYFDNVGGDHLRAAIAAARDHARFALCGAISQYNATEPVPGPDNLFLAVGKRLTLRGFIVGDHARLMGEYARRAAGWLADGDLRAEETVVDGIENAVTAFLDMMRGANTGKMLVRLAP; encoded by the coding sequence GTGTCCGTCACCAGCAGGGAAGTCCACCTGGTCGCCCGCCCGGTCGGGGAGCCCGTCCCCGGCGACTTCGCGCTCGTCGAGACCACCCTGCCCGACCCCGGTCCCGGGCAGGTCCTGATCCGCAACGAGTGGATCTCCGTCGACCCGTACATGCGCGGCCGGATGAACGACACCAAGTCCTACGTCGCCCCCTACCGCCTCGGCGAGGCCATGGAGGGCGGCGCGGTCGGCACGGTCATCGCCTCCGGTGACGACTCGGTTCCGGTCGGCACCACCGTGCTGCACTCGCTGGGTTGGCGCGACCACGCGCTGGCGCCCGCCGGGGCGGTCCGGGCCGTGGACGCCGGGGCCGCGCCCGCCCAGGCCTACCTCAACGCGCTGGGCATGATCGGCTTCACCGCCTACGTCGGCCTCACCGAGATCGCCCCCGTCCGCGAGGGGGACGTGGTGTTCGTCTCCGGCGCCGCCGGGGCGGTCGGCTCCCTCGCCGGGCAGATCGCCCGCCGCCTGGGCGCCGCCAAGGTCATCGGCTCGGCCGGGGGCCCGGAGAAGAAGCGCCGCCTGGTCGAGGAGTTCGGCTACGACGCCGCCATCGACTACCGCGAGGGCCGGCTGGAGGAGCAGCTCGCCCAGGCCGCCCCCGACGGGATCGACGTCTACTTCGACAACGTCGGCGGCGACCACCTGCGGGCGGCCATCGCCGCCGCGCGCGACCACGCCCGCTTCGCCCTGTGCGGGGCGATCTCCCAGTACAACGCCACCGAGCCGGTGCCCGGGCCGGACAACCTGTTCCTCGCCGTGGGCAAGCGGCTCACCCTGCGCGGCTTCATCGTCGGCGACCACGCCCGCCTCATGGGCGAGTACGCCCGCCGCGCCGCCGGGTGGCTGGCCGACGGCGACCTGCGCGCGGAGGAGACCGTGGTGGACGGCATCGAGAACGCCGTCACCGCCTTCCTGGACATGATGCGCGGCGCCAACACCGGCAAGATGCTGGTCCGGCTGGCCCCTTAG
- a CDS encoding LysR family transcriptional regulator — protein MDLQQLRTFLAVHRSGSFTAAAQALRLSQPTVTTQIRTLERRLGHSLFERLPRGVAPTAEANELAARVAEPLDALELVAGGGPAVPHRPLRLAGPAEALQVLVLPALAPLVESEGLRLRVRHGLSDDLLEELRAGRHDLVVSTVRPRGRSLVAEPLADEEFVLVGAPLWADRIGPGRIARQGAPALCEVPLVAYDESLPILRRYWRHVFGVRLTCKAAVVVPDLRAVMATVAGGAGVSVLPRYLCQGELDAGRLVTLLEPEDPPINTAFLVRRPGIPENSCLEGVLSLLSAAGRSW, from the coding sequence CTGGATCTCCAGCAGCTGCGGACGTTCCTGGCCGTGCACCGGTCGGGGTCCTTCACGGCGGCCGCACAGGCGTTGCGCCTGTCACAGCCGACCGTGACCACTCAGATACGGACCCTGGAGCGCCGGCTGGGGCACTCCCTGTTCGAGCGGCTGCCGCGGGGTGTCGCGCCGACCGCGGAGGCCAACGAACTGGCGGCGCGGGTCGCAGAGCCCCTGGACGCTCTGGAGCTGGTGGCCGGGGGCGGTCCGGCGGTCCCGCACCGGCCGCTGCGGCTGGCCGGGCCGGCGGAGGCGCTCCAGGTGCTGGTGCTGCCCGCCCTGGCCCCGCTGGTGGAGTCGGAGGGGCTGCGGCTGCGGGTGCGCCACGGCCTCTCCGACGACCTGCTGGAGGAGCTGCGCGCGGGACGGCACGACCTGGTGGTGTCCACGGTACGGCCGCGCGGGCGCTCACTGGTGGCCGAGCCGCTGGCGGACGAGGAGTTCGTGCTGGTGGGGGCGCCGCTGTGGGCGGATCGCATCGGCCCGGGACGGATCGCCCGGCAGGGGGCGCCGGCCCTGTGCGAGGTCCCCCTGGTGGCCTACGACGAGAGCCTGCCGATCCTGCGCCGGTACTGGCGGCACGTGTTCGGGGTGCGGCTCACCTGCAAGGCGGCGGTGGTCGTGCCGGACCTGCGGGCGGTGATGGCCACGGTGGCGGGCGGTGCCGGGGTCAGCGTGCTGCCGCGCTACCTGTGCCAGGGGGAGCTGGACGCGGGGCGGCTGGTGACGCTGCTGGAGCCGGAGGACCCGCCGATCAACACGGCGTTCCTGGTGCGGCGGCCGGGGATACCGGAGAACTCCTGCCTGGAGGGGGTGCTGTCGCTGCTGTCCGCGGCGGGGCGCTCCTGGTGA
- a CDS encoding DUF1269 domain-containing protein, which translates to MSQLIVLGVADRETAERALDIAADLNKQQLLRLEDAAYAYKDDKGRPRIQQTVSTTGMGAAGGALWGTLIGLIFLNPLLGLAVGAATGAVAGKLTDIGIDDDMIKQIGTHLEDGRAAVFLLADITTADRVIDAVKPLRPTVIQTNLSKDDEHELVEALRA; encoded by the coding sequence ATGTCACAGCTCATCGTCCTCGGCGTGGCCGACCGTGAAACCGCCGAGCGCGCCCTGGACATCGCCGCCGACCTCAACAAGCAGCAGCTGCTCCGGCTGGAGGACGCCGCCTACGCCTACAAGGACGACAAGGGGCGCCCCCGCATCCAGCAGACCGTGAGCACCACCGGTATGGGCGCGGCCGGCGGCGCCCTGTGGGGCACCCTCATCGGCCTGATCTTCCTCAACCCGCTGCTCGGCCTGGCCGTCGGCGCGGCCACCGGCGCCGTCGCGGGCAAGCTCACCGACATCGGCATCGACGACGACATGATCAAGCAGATCGGCACCCACCTGGAGGACGGCCGCGCCGCCGTCTTCCTGCTCGCCGACATCACCACCGCCGACCGCGTCATCGACGCGGTCAAGCCGCTCCGGCCCACGGTCATCCAGACCAACCTGTCCAAGGACGACGAGCACGAGCTCGTCGAGGCCCTGCGGGCCTGA
- a CDS encoding aldo/keto reductase, translated as MQYVTLNNGLRMPQLGFGVWQVPDDQAQASVETALEVGYRSIDTARIYDNEAGTGRALAASGLPREELFVTTKLWNDDQGADKALKAFDASLERLGLDYVDLYLIHWPVPAQDAYVDTWKVLERIAAEGRAKAVGVSNFTEKTLARLLENTDLVPAVNQIELHPYFSQEAMRGLNASHGILTEAWSPLGQGKGLLEEPVLAEIGAKHGKTAAQVVLRWHLQTGNIVIPKSVTPSRIAENFDVFDFALEGDDLDRIGALDRDGRIGPDPDGFNVV; from the coding sequence ATGCAGTACGTCACCCTCAACAACGGCCTCCGCATGCCGCAGCTCGGATTCGGTGTCTGGCAGGTCCCCGACGACCAGGCCCAGGCCTCCGTCGAGACCGCCCTGGAAGTCGGCTACCGCAGCATCGACACCGCCCGCATCTACGACAACGAGGCGGGCACCGGCCGGGCCCTGGCCGCCTCCGGACTGCCCCGCGAGGAGCTGTTCGTCACCACCAAGCTGTGGAACGACGACCAGGGCGCGGACAAGGCCCTCAAGGCGTTCGACGCGAGCCTGGAGCGCCTGGGGCTGGACTACGTCGACCTGTACCTGATCCACTGGCCGGTCCCGGCCCAGGACGCCTACGTCGACACCTGGAAGGTGCTGGAGCGCATCGCCGCCGAGGGCCGCGCCAAGGCGGTCGGCGTGTCCAACTTCACCGAGAAGACCCTGGCCCGCCTGCTGGAGAACACCGACCTGGTGCCCGCGGTCAACCAGATCGAGCTGCACCCGTACTTCTCGCAGGAGGCCATGCGCGGGCTCAACGCCTCCCACGGCATCCTCACCGAGGCCTGGAGCCCGCTCGGCCAGGGCAAGGGCCTGCTGGAGGAGCCCGTGCTGGCGGAGATCGGGGCGAAGCACGGCAAGACCGCCGCCCAGGTCGTGCTGCGCTGGCACCTCCAGACCGGCAACATCGTGATCCCCAAGTCGGTGACCCCGTCCCGCATCGCGGAGAACTTCGACGTGTTCGATTTCGCACTGGAGGGTGACGACCTGGACAGGATCGGCGCCCTGGACCGCGACGGCCGCATCGGGCCGGACCCGGACGGGTTCAACGTCGTCTGA
- a CDS encoding endonuclease/exonuclease/phosphatase family protein, protein MAERTPVGVRRGSRPVTVLVGLVAAGFAAFALARGLGLERGFPLVPLMAYTPYAAGAAVLAVALAGVLRRWVSLAVLSVAAAVLVAAVVPRAAVFFAVTDMGGPELRVATFNVLGGGARIDEIVGLVREHGVDVLALQEVTPEVLADLSAAGLDDLLPYTVDHSGAGVEGSTVHAALPLTDAGALNGPDGFAMPVAAMEVPGARYGGAVEVVSVHTPPPLNAEYVAAWETELAALTAPPPEGVRRILAGDFNATLDHAALRDVLDSGYLDAAAELGEGTRPTWPVLGRTLPPVTIDHVLVDPGMGVADLEVVEVTGSDHRAVVVTVTLPGGR, encoded by the coding sequence ATGGCGGAACGGACACCGGTGGGCGTGCGGCGCGGGTCGCGGCCCGTGACCGTGCTGGTCGGTCTGGTGGCGGCGGGGTTCGCGGCCTTCGCGCTGGCGCGCGGGCTGGGCCTGGAACGCGGGTTCCCGCTGGTGCCGCTCATGGCCTACACGCCCTACGCCGCGGGGGCCGCCGTCCTGGCCGTCGCCCTCGCGGGGGTGCTGCGCCGGTGGGTGTCCCTGGCGGTCCTGTCCGTGGCGGCCGCGGTGCTCGTGGCGGCGGTCGTGCCGCGCGCGGCCGTGTTCTTCGCGGTGACCGACATGGGCGGGCCCGAACTGCGGGTGGCGACCTTCAACGTCCTAGGCGGCGGGGCCCGGATCGACGAGATCGTCGGCCTGGTCCGCGAGCACGGGGTGGACGTGCTGGCCCTCCAGGAGGTCACCCCGGAGGTGCTGGCCGACCTGTCCGCCGCCGGGCTCGACGACCTGCTGCCGTACACCGTCGACCACTCCGGTGCCGGGGTGGAGGGGAGCACCGTGCACGCGGCGCTGCCGCTCACCGACGCGGGCGCGCTGAACGGGCCGGACGGGTTCGCCATGCCCGTCGCCGCCATGGAGGTCCCGGGCGCGCGGTACGGCGGGGCGGTGGAGGTGGTGTCGGTGCACACGCCTCCCCCGCTGAACGCGGAGTACGTCGCGGCCTGGGAGACGGAGCTGGCGGCGCTGACCGCTCCCCCGCCGGAGGGCGTGCGGCGGATCCTGGCCGGGGACTTCAACGCCACCCTGGACCACGCGGCCCTGCGCGACGTCCTGGACTCGGGCTACCTGGACGCGGCGGCCGAGCTGGGCGAGGGCACCCGCCCGACCTGGCCGGTCCTGGGGCGGACGCTGCCCCCGGTGACCATCGACCACGTGCTGGTGGACCCGGGCATGGGGGTGGCCGACCTGGAGGTGGTGGAGGTGACCGGCAGCGACCACCGGGCCGTGGTCGTCACCGTGACCCTTCCCGGCGGCCGCTGA
- a CDS encoding GNAT family N-acetyltransferase yields MGRDIATEELVPGVFVDRARFEDVPAIVRLLADDRLGASREAPDDPEVYRRAFEDIDADPNQFLAVLRRGDRVVGTLQLTFVPGLSRRGALRVQVEAVRVHGGERGTGLGSAFMEWVERVARGRGAALVQLTSDRAREDAHRFYERLGYAPSHLGFKKPLG; encoded by the coding sequence ATGGGACGCGACATCGCGACGGAGGAACTGGTGCCGGGAGTGTTCGTGGACCGCGCCCGGTTCGAGGACGTCCCGGCGATCGTCCGGCTGCTCGCCGACGACCGGCTGGGCGCTTCCCGGGAGGCCCCGGACGACCCGGAGGTGTACCGGCGGGCGTTCGAGGACATCGACGCCGACCCGAACCAGTTCCTGGCGGTGCTGCGCCGGGGCGACCGGGTGGTGGGCACCCTCCAGCTGACGTTCGTCCCCGGGCTGTCCCGGCGGGGCGCGCTGCGGGTCCAGGTGGAGGCGGTCCGGGTGCACGGCGGCGAACGCGGCACCGGCCTGGGGTCCGCGTTCATGGAGTGGGTGGAGCGGGTGGCCCGCGGCCGGGGCGCGGCACTGGTGCAGCTCACCTCGGACCGGGCCCGCGAGGACGCCCACCGGTTCTACGAGCGCCTCGGCTACGCGCCCTCGCACCTGGGGTTCAAGAAGCCCCTCGGCTGA
- a CDS encoding TIGR03619 family F420-dependent LLM class oxidoreductase — protein sequence MSEQAPGTTSATRFQVVLPDESPDMPPRVLADLARRAEELGADALWLPDHLLPPAPYGATFGGVYEPLVTLAHLAARTERVRLGTSVLVAAMRDPFTLAKQAATLHALSGGRFVLGVGVGWSREEFAAVGADFATRGARTDETLRLLRHLFEGSGPFRGRFHSYERGVFEPRPASPLPVTVGGASEPALARAAALGDAWQGVGLDAAGFARCRDRLRELTERPVRAQTRIAWDGGEAGFDGAVDLYRALEREGADAVAVWFGDWEGSGERMERFAAAVLRPA from the coding sequence ATGAGCGAACAGGCCCCCGGCACGACATCCGCGACCCGCTTCCAGGTGGTGCTGCCCGACGAGTCCCCGGACATGCCGCCGCGGGTCCTCGCCGACCTCGCCCGGCGGGCCGAGGAGCTGGGCGCGGACGCCCTCTGGCTGCCGGACCACCTGCTCCCGCCCGCCCCCTACGGGGCCACCTTCGGCGGCGTGTACGAGCCCCTGGTGACGCTGGCCCACCTGGCCGCCCGCACCGAGCGGGTACGGCTGGGCACGTCGGTGCTGGTGGCGGCGATGCGCGACCCGTTCACCCTGGCCAAGCAGGCGGCGACGCTGCACGCCCTGTCCGGCGGGCGGTTCGTGCTGGGGGTGGGGGTCGGCTGGTCCCGGGAGGAGTTCGCCGCGGTGGGCGCGGACTTCGCCACGCGCGGCGCCCGCACCGACGAGACACTGCGGCTGCTGCGGCACCTGTTCGAGGGCTCGGGCCCCTTCCGGGGCCGGTTCCACTCCTACGAACGGGGGGTGTTCGAGCCCCGCCCGGCGTCGCCCCTGCCGGTGACGGTGGGCGGCGCCTCCGAGCCCGCCCTGGCGCGGGCCGCGGCCCTGGGCGACGCCTGGCAGGGGGTGGGCCTGGACGCCGCCGGGTTCGCGCGCTGCCGCGACCGCCTGCGGGAGCTCACCGAACGCCCGGTGCGGGCGCAGACCCGGATCGCGTGGGACGGCGGGGAGGCCGGGTTCGACGGGGCCGTGGACCTGTACCGCGCCCTGGAGCGGGAGGGCGCGGACGCCGTGGCGGTGTGGTTCGGGGACTGGGAGGGGTCCGGCGAACGGATGGAGCGGTTCGCCGCGGCGGTCCTGCGGCCGGCCTGA
- a CDS encoding class I SAM-dependent methyltransferase, with product MTDRTQAFDRLTDDYRRFRPGYPADITERLREHVLAGGGEPRLLLDVGSGTGISTRTLRHLFGPGPRVVGVEPGRAMRGAAADEADGLEYADGRAEALPFPDGSASLVLAAQAVHWFDRPVFYAEAVRVLVPGGTAAVLHNDRDWESSDFVDAYEGLLEKYGDDYRRDYRVFDTVGEMNAADGLADAVGHSTAWTRELDLEKLLGNALSSSKVASVVRALGEDATRAALTALAREHFPDGRIRIPYVTRLFLARRT from the coding sequence CTTCCGCCCCGGCTATCCCGCGGACATCACCGAACGCCTCCGCGAGCATGTCCTGGCGGGAGGCGGTGAGCCCCGGCTCCTGCTCGACGTCGGCTCCGGAACCGGGATCTCCACCCGGACCCTGCGCCACCTGTTCGGCCCCGGGCCCCGCGTGGTCGGCGTCGAACCCGGGCGGGCCATGCGCGGTGCCGCCGCCGACGAGGCCGACGGCCTGGAGTACGCGGACGGCCGCGCCGAGGCGCTCCCCTTCCCGGACGGGTCGGCCTCCCTGGTCCTGGCGGCCCAGGCCGTGCACTGGTTCGACCGGCCCGTGTTCTACGCCGAGGCCGTCCGTGTCCTGGTCCCCGGCGGTACCGCCGCCGTCCTGCACAACGACCGCGACTGGGAGTCCAGCGACTTCGTCGACGCCTACGAGGGCCTGCTGGAGAAGTACGGCGACGACTACCGGCGCGACTACCGGGTGTTCGACACGGTGGGGGAGATGAACGCCGCGGACGGGCTGGCCGACGCGGTCGGGCACTCCACCGCCTGGACCCGGGAGCTCGACCTGGAGAAGCTGCTGGGCAACGCGCTGTCCTCCAGCAAGGTCGCCTCGGTCGTCCGCGCCCTGGGCGAGGACGCCACCCGCGCGGCCCTCACGGCCCTGGCCCGCGAGCACTTCCCGGACGGGCGGATCCGCATCCCCTACGTCACCCGCCTCTTCCTCGCCCGCCGCACCTGA
- a CDS encoding helix-turn-helix domain-containing protein: MDAERLADLARATENTDPLVGLDATVRMRQEMERLEAVLVRRARNQGATWERIADALGVSKQAVHKKYRGGLFG; the protein is encoded by the coding sequence ATGGACGCCGAGCGGTTGGCCGACCTGGCCCGCGCCACCGAGAACACCGACCCGCTGGTCGGGCTGGACGCCACCGTGCGCATGCGCCAGGAGATGGAACGGCTCGAAGCGGTCCTGGTGCGCCGGGCCCGCAACCAGGGGGCCACCTGGGAGCGGATCGCCGACGCCCTGGGGGTGTCCAAGCAGGCGGTCCACAAGAAGTACCGGGGCGGCCTCTTCGGCTGA
- a CDS encoding BCCT family transporter: MLDRAAKALGLRTDPVIFFGAVAATVLFVVCAIAFTDTVDAVFGAVSDWILTHLGWFYILGVTTFLGFLVWIALSRYGRVRLGGDDSRPDYSDPVWFCMLFAAGIGSILMFWGVAEPISHFAEPPLRDVEPESVQAASEAMGFTLYHFGLHTWTIFCLPGLAFAYFAYRKGLPFRVSSILYPFLGRRTFGPLGRFIDAFAVLGTLFGVAVTIGLGTMQINSGLHTLFGVPENRAVQLVLIASVTTLAVISVATGLDVGIKWLSTANIVMAVGLLVFVFLAGASLYLVKGVIETTGVYLSWLVPLSFWNDTFGDTGWQGTWTVFYWAWTITWSPFVGIFVARISRGRTIREFVLGVLAVPTAFSIIWFGVFGLSAFDIEMNQGGELVRNVVVEEDIPGALFAFLAHYPLPTLVSAASILIVVVFFTTSSDSASLVVDMLCAGGPESPVRQRVFWGVTEGVVAATVLTASGVGGLEALQQTIIVFGLPFFVLTFFMMVGLVRSLRREPESAFRRRPPHGGEPGEEKREAGADGP, translated from the coding sequence ATGCTCGACAGGGCGGCGAAAGCCCTCGGTCTCAGGACCGATCCGGTCATCTTCTTCGGCGCGGTCGCGGCGACGGTCCTGTTCGTGGTGTGCGCCATCGCCTTCACCGACACGGTGGACGCGGTCTTCGGCGCCGTGTCCGACTGGATCCTCACCCACCTGGGATGGTTCTACATCCTGGGGGTGACCACCTTCCTGGGCTTCCTCGTCTGGATCGCCCTGAGCAGGTACGGCCGCGTCCGGCTCGGCGGCGACGACAGCCGGCCCGACTACAGCGACCCCGTCTGGTTCTGCATGCTCTTCGCCGCCGGCATCGGCAGCATCCTCATGTTCTGGGGTGTGGCGGAGCCCATCAGCCACTTCGCCGAGCCGCCGCTGCGCGACGTGGAACCGGAGTCGGTGCAGGCGGCGAGCGAGGCCATGGGGTTCACCCTCTACCACTTCGGCCTGCACACCTGGACGATCTTCTGCCTGCCGGGGCTCGCCTTCGCCTACTTCGCGTACCGCAAGGGGCTGCCGTTCCGGGTGAGCTCGATCCTGTACCCGTTCCTGGGGAGGCGCACCTTCGGGCCCCTCGGGCGCTTCATCGACGCGTTCGCCGTCCTGGGCACGCTCTTCGGGGTCGCCGTCACCATCGGCCTGGGCACCATGCAGATCAACAGCGGACTGCACACGCTCTTCGGGGTCCCGGAGAACAGGGCCGTCCAGCTCGTCCTCATCGCGTCCGTGACGACCCTCGCGGTGATCTCCGTGGCCACCGGCCTGGACGTCGGCATCAAGTGGCTGTCCACCGCGAACATCGTGATGGCCGTGGGACTGCTCGTCTTCGTCTTCCTCGCCGGCGCCAGCCTGTACCTCGTCAAGGGGGTCATCGAGACCACCGGCGTGTACCTGTCGTGGCTGGTCCCGCTCTCCTTCTGGAACGACACCTTCGGCGACACGGGGTGGCAGGGGACGTGGACGGTCTTCTACTGGGCGTGGACGATCACCTGGTCGCCGTTCGTGGGGATCTTCGTCGCCCGCATCTCCCGGGGCCGGACCATCCGGGAGTTCGTCCTGGGGGTCCTGGCCGTGCCCACCGCCTTCAGCATCATCTGGTTCGGCGTCTTCGGCCTGTCGGCGTTCGACATCGAGATGAACCAGGGCGGGGAGCTGGTCCGCAACGTCGTGGTGGAGGAGGACATCCCCGGCGCGCTGTTCGCCTTCCTCGCCCACTACCCCCTGCCGACCCTCGTCTCCGCGGCGAGCATCCTCATCGTGGTCGTCTTCTTCACCACCTCCTCGGACTCCGCCTCGCTCGTGGTCGACATGCTGTGCGCGGGCGGGCCCGAGTCGCCCGTCCGCCAGCGGGTGTTCTGGGGCGTCACGGAGGGGGTGGTGGCCGCCACCGTGCTCACCGCGAGCGGGGTGGGCGGGCTGGAGGCCCTGCAGCAGACGATCATCGTCTTCGGGCTGCCGTTCTTCGTCCTCACGTTCTTCATGATGGTCGGCCTGGTGCGCAGCCTGCGCCGGGAGCCGGAGAGCGCCTTCCGCAGGCGCCCGCCGCACGGCGGGGAGCCCGGGGAGGAGAAGAGGGAGGCCGGAGCGGACGGGCCCTAG
- a CDS encoding GlxA family transcriptional regulator: MTLVSFLLVSGVHLLDLAGPAQVFSTAADLGLGYEVRYSAAHEEVATAQGPALRVGTDVPPPSPDGLVVVPGWRAGGRVPHRVLTDGQAGALSAHRAAGGTVASVCSGAFALGEAGLLDGRRCTTHHGLQDLLARRFPRARVVPDVLYVPDGGVLTSAGIASGIDLALHLVTVRHGPSAAAAIAREMVVYARRNGDEPQAGVMLRHRGHLVDAVHRVQDVIDARFREPLPLAELAATARVSERTLTRLFTATTGLTPLRYQQGLRLEHAEHLIGAGETVEAAARAVGFGDARMLRRLRSRPS; the protein is encoded by the coding sequence GTGACCCTCGTCAGCTTTCTCCTCGTCTCCGGCGTGCACCTGTTGGACCTGGCCGGTCCGGCGCAGGTGTTCTCCACCGCGGCCGACCTGGGCCTGGGGTACGAGGTGCGCTACAGCGCGGCGCACGAGGAGGTGGCCACCGCGCAGGGCCCGGCCCTGCGGGTGGGCACCGACGTCCCGCCGCCCTCCCCCGACGGCCTGGTGGTGGTCCCGGGGTGGCGGGCGGGCGGCCGGGTCCCGCACCGGGTGCTGACCGACGGGCAGGCCGGCGCGCTGTCCGCCCACCGCGCCGCGGGCGGGACGGTGGCGAGCGTGTGCTCGGGCGCCTTCGCCCTGGGCGAGGCCGGGCTGCTGGACGGGCGGCGCTGCACCACCCACCACGGCCTCCAGGACCTGCTGGCCCGCCGGTTCCCGCGCGCCCGGGTGGTGCCCGACGTGCTGTACGTGCCCGACGGCGGCGTGCTCACCTCGGCGGGCATCGCCAGCGGCATCGACCTGGCCCTGCACCTGGTCACCGTGCGGCACGGGCCGTCTGCGGCCGCGGCGATCGCCCGGGAGATGGTGGTCTACGCCCGCCGCAACGGGGACGAACCGCAGGCAGGGGTGATGCTGAGGCACCGGGGGCACCTGGTGGACGCGGTGCACCGGGTGCAGGACGTCATCGACGCCCGGTTCCGCGAACCGCTGCCGCTGGCGGAGCTGGCGGCGACGGCGCGGGTGAGCGAGCGGACGCTGACCCGGCTGTTCACGGCGACGACCGGGCTCACGCCGCTGCGCTACCAGCAGGGGCTGCGCCTGGAGCACGCCGAGCACCTGATCGGCGCGGGCGAGACCGTGGAGGCCGCGGCGCGCGCCGTCGGGTTCGGCGACGCCCGGATGCTGCGCCGCCTGCGCTCGCGCCCCTCCTGA
- a CDS encoding isochorismatase family protein, giving the protein MTRALLVVDAQKSFLQRETWRASSNPDVADDAARLVAHARGRGDLVVWVLHTEPGTGTPFDPALGFVEPLDGLDPREGEPVLYKTVHSAFGGTGLQGVLDERGVTEVAVCGIRTEQCCETTARAASDLGYGVTFVVDATATEPIPAPGSRPGRPLAEILADPATLGTGDVVTRTVYALSGRFARISTVAEVTGVD; this is encoded by the coding sequence ATGACGAGAGCACTCCTTGTGGTCGACGCCCAGAAGTCCTTCCTCCAGCGGGAGACCTGGCGGGCCTCCTCCAACCCCGACGTCGCCGACGACGCCGCCCGGCTCGTGGCGCACGCCCGGGGGCGCGGCGACCTGGTGGTGTGGGTCCTGCACACCGAGCCGGGGACCGGCACCCCCTTCGACCCCGCGCTCGGGTTCGTCGAGCCCCTGGACGGGCTCGACCCCCGGGAGGGCGAGCCGGTGCTGTACAAGACCGTGCACAGCGCGTTCGGCGGCACCGGCCTCCAGGGCGTCCTCGACGAGCGGGGGGTGACGGAGGTGGCGGTCTGCGGCATCCGCACCGAGCAGTGCTGCGAGACCACCGCCCGGGCCGCCTCCGACCTGGGGTACGGCGTCACCTTCGTGGTGGACGCCACCGCCACCGAGCCGATCCCGGCCCCCGGGTCGCGGCCGGGGCGGCCGCTGGCGGAGATCCTCGCCGACCCGGCGACGCTGGGCACCGGGGACGTCGTCACCCGCACCGTGTACGCGCTGTCGGGAAGGTTCGCGCGGATCTCCACGGTCGCCGAGGTGACCGGCGTAGACTGA
- a CDS encoding alpha/beta fold hydrolase encodes MTVVPSRTARVYRSESAERSVHAWCHKALSRWPELGPLPPVDTRMGSTQAFRSTGGPGTPVLILSGTNFNAATTVPAARALSADRPVYLVDLPGQPGLSCGERVGRPGIEAYGAWFDELLPQITDRPVIVLGHSRGAAIALASTPSPLVAGLLLLNPAGLTAPGMTSESMRATLPWMLRPTEQNSGRLVEFLSGPQTPCEEHREEAEWLTLLARSCRTGSTPSPLYAEQIRAWSDTPVAVATGSHDPFFSPARLHGPARRFLDAEVHTIEGAGHLSLYENPEQVCGLLRSLDGA; translated from the coding sequence ATGACCGTCGTTCCTTCGCGCACCGCGCGTGTCTACCGCTCCGAGAGCGCCGAGCGTTCGGTACACGCCTGGTGCCACAAAGCCCTCAGCCGCTGGCCCGAACTCGGCCCCCTGCCCCCCGTGGACACCCGCATGGGCAGCACCCAGGCGTTCCGGTCCACCGGCGGCCCCGGGACGCCGGTCCTGATCCTGTCCGGCACCAACTTCAACGCCGCCACCACGGTGCCCGCGGCCCGCGCACTGTCCGCGGACCGCCCCGTGTACCTGGTGGACCTGCCCGGGCAGCCCGGCCTCAGCTGCGGCGAACGCGTCGGCAGGCCGGGGATCGAGGCGTACGGGGCCTGGTTCGACGAGCTCCTGCCGCAGATCACCGACCGGCCGGTCATCGTGCTCGGCCACTCCCGGGGCGCCGCCATCGCGCTGGCCTCCACCCCGTCGCCGCTGGTCGCCGGGCTGCTGCTGCTCAACCCGGCCGGGCTGACCGCGCCCGGGATGACCTCCGAGTCGATGCGGGCCACCCTGCCGTGGATGCTCCGCCCTACCGAGCAGAACAGCGGGCGCCTCGTCGAGTTCCTCAGCGGGCCGCAGACGCCCTGCGAGGAGCACCGCGAGGAGGCCGAGTGGCTCACCCTGCTCGCGCGCAGCTGCCGCACCGGGTCCACGCCCAGCCCGCTGTACGCGGAGCAGATCCGTGCCTGGTCCGACACGCCCGTCGCGGTCGCGACCGGGTCGCACGACCCGTTCTTCTCGCCGGCGCGCCTGCACGGGCCCGCCCGGCGCTTCCTGGACGCCGAGGTCCACACCATCGAGGGCGCCGGCCACCTGTCCCTGTACGAGAACCCCGAGCAGGTCTGCGGGCTGCTGCGCTCGCTCGACGGCGCCTGA